A stretch of DNA from Cyanobacterium stanieri LEGE 03274:
AGGGAATGATTTTGTTCTTGTGCTTGTTTTTGGGCAGTTTCAATGGAAATAATTATATCGCCCAAAGAGATAGTATCAACCATGGGCAAAGGAGCAAATTCATCATCAACACTAGCAAAGGATAAAACATCGGTAGCTTGATTTTTTTGCCTAAACTGACTATTTAGTTGTTTAATTTCTTCATCGTTGGTGAATATTAAACTAATTTCATAGTTTTCGTTCTCATCAAAATCATGGTCTGTAATTTCTAACCAAGTGGCAAACCACGATCGCCATTTATCCTCCATGATAGGGCAAGATTGATTATTAAGCTCAAAAAAATTATCCTCAAAATAGAGATCGATATTATATTTATTCATCAAAATTAATGGGTTTGAAACCTCGTCCGTGACTGACGGCTTTATATTATCAATTATCCATTCTCAATTTTCCATTAAGTTACTACTTGATCATTTTTACTGGCTAAATATGCCAACCCAAAACAGATAAGAGCATTAATAACTAGAAAGCCTTGAGCCATCATACCCGTACCCAAACCCCAAACATGGGGATGAGAAAAAGCAGAAATCCCTAAACAAGAGGCAACCCCCAAACAAGAGCCAATAGCCACCCATTTAAGGGTATTATGTCCTAAAAATAGGGCAATGAGAATAAAGGGAATTAAAGCACTAGCAAAGATGGGATTAAGGCTATTAGTACCCATAACTACGTTACCTAATTCGGGGAGGGAACTACCCATTAAACGCAACGGCCATTGGGGTAAATCAAAGATATATAATCCTTGTAAGATAAATAATCCTGAACTACCAAACACCATGCCACTAGCAAGACTCATGTTAAATACAAGGTAATTGCGGATAAACCAAGCAAGGAGATATGAACCAACTACCATACCTAGTTTGGGTAAAAGCATAATCGTGCCACCATCAATCCAAAATCCAGGGTTAAGATAACCGCTATCCCGCAACCAGCGCAAAAAGTCTTTGACAGTAATTTTACCTTTAAGGGCGAGTTGTACCGCTCCCCCTGCATCTAAACGTCCTGCACCGTAATGGTTAAAAGGGTCTTCAGCTACTTCACGGGCCGACTCGATCAAGATTTGTCGTACTTCCTCGGGATCTTTTATGCCTGTGGCTTTGATGAGGGCTGCTACCCCTGCCACGTGGGGGGCGGCCATACTTGTACCTTGAAAGCCTTCAAAGGAGGGTTGTTGATTATTTCCTGTGATGGTTTCTTGGATGATTAAACCCTTTTCGCTTCCCCCTGGGGCGCTGATGTCAATTCCTGCTCCAAAGTTTGAATAGGGCGCTTTTTCGCCGATCGCATCTAGGGCAGAAACACTAATTACCTTAGGATAACGGGCGGGATAACTGGCGGAATTGTCATTTTCATTTCCCGCCGCCGCAATAATAACAACTCCTTTTTTGTGGGCATAATCGATGGCATCACGCATCAAATGGCTATCACCTCCACCCCCTAAACTCATATTAATCACATCAGCCCCATTATCGGCCGCAAAGCGTATGGCTTCCGCAATGTCGGCCACCGTACCACCACCAAAACCCAATACCTTGAGGGGCATTATTTTCGCCTTATAAGCAATTCCTGCTACCCCATAGTTATTATTAGTAGATTGAGCGATTGTACCTGCTACATGGGTGCCATGGCCCACATCATCAAGGGCTTCGGTGCGATCGTTAACAAAATCATAGCCTTCCACAAACTCAGTTTGTTCCAAATCAGGTACACGGCTTACCCCCGTATCAATAACCGCAACGGTAACCCCTTCCCCTTTACTATCAGCCCACGCCCTCTCAAGGTTAATCGCCCTTAAATTCCACTGTTTACTATAATCAGGATCATTGGGGATGTCGAGGGTATGATAAATATAGTTTGGTTCAATATATTCTATTTTTTCTCGAAGCCCAGACCTTCTCAATGTTTTTAAGGTTTCTTTATTTCCCTCCAATACATATACATTTCTATCCCCAGAAAACGAACTATTAAGGGTAGGGGTATCATTAACTTTGAGAGAAATTTGATTTAAACTTTCTTCTAGTTGAGTAAGGGCAATATCATCTTTAAAATTAACGATAATAGATTGATATTCACCCCCCATGTTAAATATTTTGAAGGTAAAAACTGCTAACCACAGCCCCACCAAAAATGCTGAGAACAAAAATAATTTTTTCATGGGCTTTTATTTCAGTTAGTAAAGGGGTATGAAAGTTATTATAACAAGATCTATTTCCTCTCGATTTATTCTTAAAGCCAGAGGTTTTTAATTAAATGAATTCTTATACAGTATAGGAAAAAGCACCATTGACGATAACATTTTTTTCTCGATGCTCCAAGACTTTGAGGAGAATGGATTATAATTCAACTTTGATTATCTGACCGTAAACGACAAACTATAAGATAAAATATACCCAAATAGCACTTATAGCAACAGACTATGTTTAAATTTCTCAAACAAGTAACCGATTACGCCAAAGGAAGTGTTGAAGCCGCCAAATATATCGGGCAAGGATTTGCCGTCACCTTCGATCACATGAAAAGGCGCCCCGTCACCGTACAATATCCCTATGAAAAACTTATCCCCTCTGAAAGATATAGAGGTAGAATTCACTTTGAATTTGATAAATGTATCGCCTGTGAAGTCTGTGTGCGAGTTTGCCCCATCAATCTTCCTGTAGTAGATTGGGAATTTAACAAAGAAGTTAAGAAAAAAGAATTAAAACATTATAGTATCGACTTTGGTGTATGTATCTTTTGCGGTAACTGCGTCGAATATTGTCCTACCAATTGTCTATCCATGACAGAGGAATACGAACTAGCTTCCTATGACCGTCATGAATTAAACTACGATAACGTAGCCCTTGGACGTTTACCGACAAAAGTGACTGAAGATCCCATGGTAACACCTCTCAAGGAATTAGGATACTTACCTAAGGGAGTAACTGATCCCCATGATGTGGTTAAAAAGAAATAAACCATAGACAACCATCAATAGTATTTTAACCATACCCATAAAAAAAGGAGAAATAAAAAACAGTGGAAATATCACAAGGAGTTCAATTTGTTACCTTCGCCATTCTGGGGGTAATGATGATAGCATCAGCCCTAGGAGTAGTTTTATTAGAAAATATTGTTTATTCTGCTTTCTTGTTAGGGGGAGTATTTATCAGCATTTCAGGATTATATTTACTCTTAAACGCAGATTTCGTCGCCGCCGCTCAAATTCTTATCTATGTTGGTGCTATTAATGTATTGATTCTTTTTGCCATTATGTTGGTGAATAAAACCGAGAATTTTGCCCAAATCAAAGGCAGATGGATTCGTAAGGTGTCCACGGCGATCGTTTGTACTGGACTTTTTGCTTTACTCAGCACCATGATTTTATCCACATCTTGGGATATATCAACCATTTCTGCCGCTGTGATAGAAAACACTAGCATTGAATTAGGAAAGCATTTATTTAGTGACTTTTTACTTCCCTTTGAAATAGCTTCCGTATTACTACTCATCGCTATGGTGGGGGCTATTATCCTTGCAAGAAGAGATTTTATTCCTTCTGCTACTAAAACCAATGAAGGTTTTACCACTTCTTTAACCCTTCCTGAACAACCTAGGGAGTTGGTTTCTGCTGAAGATAAATAAAATTATAAAGATTAATTTAACAATTATGGAACTACAATTACAGTATTTTTTATTATTGGCCGCTGCTTTATTTTGTATTGGTATTTATGGCTTGATTACCAGTCGTAATGCCGTCCGAGTATTAATGTCCATTGAATTGTTACTCAATTCGGTTAATATTAACTTGATGGGATTTTCTAATTATTTAGATCCTGATAACATTAGAGGTCAAGTATTTACTATATTTGTACTAACCATTGCGGCCGCAGAAGCAGCCGTCGGTTTGGCTATTATTCTCGCCATTTATCGTAATCGTGATACCATCGATATGGAAAAATTCAATTTACTTAAATGGTAAATGTTCGTTGACCCAATAATAATTATATTGGATGTCATGATGATGGTGGGTTCTGCCCACCTTTGCTATTATTAAACAATGATTTTTAAAGAGTTAATTTTAGAAAATTTTGGTCCTTATCAAGGAAGAAATATTATTGATCTGACTCCTGACACTGAGCAAAATGGCGCTTCAATAATTTTAATTGGTGGCATGAATGGAGGGGGAAAAACTACCATTATTGATAGTATTAAATTAGCTTTGTATGGGCGTAGAGCGGAGTGTTCTAATCGTCAAAGTTTGAGCTACAATGACTTTTTATTGGAGTGTGTTAATCGTGGATCAAAAATCACTGATGTTACTAAAATAGAACTAACTTTTGAGCATCTTATCAATGAACAATGGATTGAGTTAAAAGTTATTCGTCATTGGCAGGGTAGTGTGAGAGATGGTAAGGATAATTTGGTTATTTTTGAGGGAGAATTTCCCGATCTTAGTTTAACGGAAAATTGGGATGAGTATATAGAAGATATTTTACCTTTAGGTATTTCTAATTTATTTCTTTTTGATGGTGAGCAGGTAAAGGAATTGGCTGAACAAGATATTCCTAATCCTTCTGTGGTAGATGCGATGAGGGTTTTATTAGGGTTGGAGTTGGCTGATAAATTAGCTAGTGATTTACAAATTTTAGTTAGTCGTAAAAAAAAGAGTTTAGAGAATACTAAGGAACAAAAAGAGTTATTAAATATTGAAGAAGAATTGAGGTTATTAGAAAAAGATAAGTCTTTTATTTTACATGATTTGCAGGGAGTAGAAAAGAAGTTAAAAATTGCTTCTAAAAACTATCGTTTGGCTGCTGATATTTTACGTATTGAGGAAAAAAAAGTATCTGATCAACAATATCAATTGAAGCAGAAAGTTGATTCTTTAAGTATCGAAATAGATAGGGTTCGTCATAATTTAAATAATGTTTTTTCTCAATATTTACCTTTAAGTTTAGTTCAGCATTATTTATGTTCTATTAAGGTTCAATTAATACAGGAAATTAGGGTAAATAAGATTCAAAGTTCCTATGATATTATCAGAAAAAAAGATCAGGAATTATTAGATTTTTTAGCTACTTTATCTATGGATGATATTAATTATCAAAAAATCAATGGTTTTTTAGAATCTGCCAATGAGCGTTTAGAAGGAGAAATTAATGATGTTAATATTTATTTGCATGGGCAGGAAAAGAATTTAATTGATTTGGAAAATATTCTTGATAATTTTTTGCCGAATCAACAGGCAATGGCTGGAGAATATGTGGCGAGATTAAGGGCTCTCGAGGAAGATTTGATTAATGCTGAGGTGATGGCGGCTAATGTTGAGGTGTCGAAAAGGTATGAAACCTTGGAGGAGGATTATCAACAAAAACAGCAAGGGGTTATTGATTGTAAGGCGGAGGTGACGAGGTTACAAAAGATGTTGGAGTCGGTGGAAAGAGATATACAGTCTAAGTTAAAACAGTTGGGGAAATATAGCGATCGCACCATAGAAGATTTACAGGGAGATCATTTATTAAATGCGATGCCAAAAGTAGAAAAAACCCTAATTCTTTTTAAAGAAAAACTAACTCTTAGGAAGTTAAACAGGTTAGAAAATGAGGTAACAAGCTGTTTTCGTTATCTTTTACATAAGTCTAATTTTGTGGGAAAAGTCATTATTAATACTGATAATTTTGCCCTCAATTTATACGATAATTTAGGTAATTTAATTACTAAAAATAGATTATCAGCAGGGGAAAAACAGCTATTGGCGATCGCACTTTTATGGGCATTGGCAAGGGTATCGGGAAGACAATTACCTGTCGTGATTGACACTCCTTTAGGGAGGTTAGATTCTTCCCACCGTAATAATTTATTAGAGCGTTATTTTCCCACCGCTTCCCATCAAGTGATTTTATTATCCACCGATACAGAAATCGGAGAAGCGGAAGTAGAATTGCTTCGTCAACAAAATGTTATTGCTAAAGAATATTTACTAGACTACAATTCTCCCCAAAATCAAACTACTATTAAATCTGGATACTTTACCGACACTCTCAGACAGATGGGCAGATAGTTAATTAACTTGAGTTCGGAATAAAATGTATAATCTTTAAATCTGTGAACAAATAAATAACCTCAATCGCTCCCCGTACAATGAATTACAAGGCTAAGAGTTTATGATTCAATAAATTAAACTAAGGTATATTTTGACTAAGGAATTTAGTATAAAGTATAGTTTTTTGTAAATCCTTTAACCCAACACTTTGACAAGACTATAAATTCTATTTGGGGAAAATGACTCAGAAAATACTATGATTAAAGATTGACTGTGTAAAGTGAAG
This window harbors:
- the dndD gene encoding DNA sulfur modification protein DndD, whose protein sequence is MIFKELILENFGPYQGRNIIDLTPDTEQNGASIILIGGMNGGGKTTIIDSIKLALYGRRAECSNRQSLSYNDFLLECVNRGSKITDVTKIELTFEHLINEQWIELKVIRHWQGSVRDGKDNLVIFEGEFPDLSLTENWDEYIEDILPLGISNLFLFDGEQVKELAEQDIPNPSVVDAMRVLLGLELADKLASDLQILVSRKKKSLENTKEQKELLNIEEELRLLEKDKSFILHDLQGVEKKLKIASKNYRLAADILRIEEKKVSDQQYQLKQKVDSLSIEIDRVRHNLNNVFSQYLPLSLVQHYLCSIKVQLIQEIRVNKIQSSYDIIRKKDQELLDFLATLSMDDINYQKINGFLESANERLEGEINDVNIYLHGQEKNLIDLENILDNFLPNQQAMAGEYVARLRALEEDLINAEVMAANVEVSKRYETLEEDYQQKQQGVIDCKAEVTRLQKMLESVERDIQSKLKQLGKYSDRTIEDLQGDHLLNAMPKVEKTLILFKEKLTLRKLNRLENEVTSCFRYLLHKSNFVGKVIINTDNFALNLYDNLGNLITKNRLSAGEKQLLAIALLWALARVSGRQLPVVIDTPLGRLDSSHRNNLLERYFPTASHQVILLSTDTEIGEAEVELLRQQNVIAKEYLLDYNSPQNQTTIKSGYFTDTLRQMGR
- the ndhI gene encoding NAD(P)H-quinone oxidoreductase subunit I, whose protein sequence is MFKFLKQVTDYAKGSVEAAKYIGQGFAVTFDHMKRRPVTVQYPYEKLIPSERYRGRIHFEFDKCIACEVCVRVCPINLPVVDWEFNKEVKKKELKHYSIDFGVCIFCGNCVEYCPTNCLSMTEEYELASYDRHELNYDNVALGRLPTKVTEDPMVTPLKELGYLPKGVTDPHDVVKKK
- the nuoK gene encoding NADH-quinone oxidoreductase subunit NuoK, producing the protein MELQLQYFLLLAAALFCIGIYGLITSRNAVRVLMSIELLLNSVNINLMGFSNYLDPDNIRGQVFTIFVLTIAAAEAAVGLAIILAIYRNRDTIDMEKFNLLKW
- a CDS encoding NADH-quinone oxidoreductase subunit J, which translates into the protein MEISQGVQFVTFAILGVMMIASALGVVLLENIVYSAFLLGGVFISISGLYLLLNADFVAAAQILIYVGAINVLILFAIMLVNKTENFAQIKGRWIRKVSTAIVCTGLFALLSTMILSTSWDISTISAAVIENTSIELGKHLFSDFLLPFEIASVLLLIAMVGAIILARRDFIPSATKTNEGFTTSLTLPEQPRELVSAEDK
- a CDS encoding S8 family peptidase; this encodes MKKLFLFSAFLVGLWLAVFTFKIFNMGGEYQSIIVNFKDDIALTQLEESLNQISLKVNDTPTLNSSFSGDRNVYVLEGNKETLKTLRRSGLREKIEYIEPNYIYHTLDIPNDPDYSKQWNLRAINLERAWADSKGEGVTVAVIDTGVSRVPDLEQTEFVEGYDFVNDRTEALDDVGHGTHVAGTIAQSTNNNYGVAGIAYKAKIMPLKVLGFGGGTVADIAEAIRFAADNGADVINMSLGGGGDSHLMRDAIDYAHKKGVVIIAAAGNENDNSASYPARYPKVISVSALDAIGEKAPYSNFGAGIDISAPGGSEKGLIIQETITGNNQQPSFEGFQGTSMAAPHVAGVAALIKATGIKDPEEVRQILIESAREVAEDPFNHYGAGRLDAGGAVQLALKGKITVKDFLRWLRDSGYLNPGFWIDGGTIMLLPKLGMVVGSYLLAWFIRNYLVFNMSLASGMVFGSSGLFILQGLYIFDLPQWPLRLMGSSLPELGNVVMGTNSLNPIFASALIPFILIALFLGHNTLKWVAIGSCLGVASCLGISAFSHPHVWGLGTGMMAQGFLVINALICFGLAYLASKNDQVVT
- the ybeY gene encoding rRNA maturation RNase YbeY; protein product: MNKYNIDLYFEDNFFELNNQSCPIMEDKWRSWFATWLEITDHDFDENENYEISLIFTNDEEIKQLNSQFRQKNQATDVLSFASVDDEFAPLPMVDTISLGDIIISIETAQKQAQEQNHSLKNELAWLASHGFLHLLGWDHPNDDLLTEMLAEQQKLLDSVGIDKISLDFLKVF